The Actinomycetota bacterium genome contains the following window.
TGCTTCTCCAGGTAGTCCTTGAACGCCTCGGCCCCCTCCCGTCCGAACTTGTAGAACTTGTCGTAGACGATCCCGAACCGACGGGCGCCCTTCTCGTATCCGTGACGGGCCATCACCCGCATCGTCGAGATCGTCGCGGTCGCGACGGGCCACACGTAGGGGTCGCGGTACTGCTGGATGAGCATCCCGTCCGTCCCGACCACGGGGATCTTCGCGTTGGAGATGTCCTTCGACTCGATGGCCGCGGTCAGCCCCTCCGACGACGGGGTGACCGGCAGTGCGAAGGTCCCCTCGTTGATGAAGTTGCGGATGAACGTGAGCCCGCGGGGGGCCTCCCACCCGTCGTCGACGAGCTTCAGGTCGAGGAGGCGCCCGCACACCCCGCCCTGCGAGTTGACCTTGCGGACGACGGCCTGCATCCCAACCGGAGACTGCCCGAGGAACGATGCGCCGATCCCGGACTGCACCACGGTCGCAGCCAGCTTGATCTTGTCCTTGCTCACGCCCGTGTCGGTGGCGCCGCCGTTGCGCTCCCGGTCGCAGGACAGCCCGGCCGGCTGGGTCAGCTGACCCCCCGGACCGGCCGGTCCGGCGACCCCGCCGGCCTCGGCTCCCGCCCCCGCGGCCGCGTCCGGACCCGCTCCCTCCACTCCACCCTCGACGCCCTCGCCCAACGTCGTGCCGGCGCCTGGGCCAGTTCCCGACGCAAGTGCCCCGGCGTCCGGGGCGGCCCGGTCGTAGACGACCACGCTCCCGAGGAGTCCGGCCAGCGCGAGGTACAAGAGCGGCTGGTGCCTGCCGGTAAGGTACGAACCGATCAGCACCCCTATCGCTATCCCTGCGAACAGAAGGATCATCGTCTCTCCATGTGGTTCGGTCAGCCGATACCGGTGAGCCACAAGCGGCGGCGCAGACCGAGGTAGACGGGCGCCGCCAGCAGCATCCACATCAACGTCGCGAGCGCCGCCTCGCGCGGGTTGCGCAGCAGGAAGCCGACGCCGTACGCGAACCGCTTGAGCGCCTCGACTATCGCGTTGCCGAGCTCGGCCGCGGCGGGCGCGGGAGGCGCGCCCACGGGGGGAAGGGGTCCGTACGAGATCTCGGACAACAGCTCCGGGAGGGCCACCTCGGGGAAGTCACCGGCG
Protein-coding sequences here:
- a CDS encoding ABC transporter substrate-binding protein; translated protein: MILLFAGIAIGVLIGSYLTGRHQPLLYLALAGLLGSVVVYDRAAPDAGALASGTGPGAGTTLGEGVEGGVEGAGPDAAAGAGAEAGGVAGPAGPGGQLTQPAGLSCDRERNGGATDTGVSKDKIKLAATVVQSGIGASFLGQSPVGMQAVVRKVNSQGGVCGRLLDLKLVDDGWEAPRGLTFIRNFINEGTFALPVTPSSEGLTAAIESKDISNAKIPVVGTDGMLIQQYRDPYVWPVATATISTMRVMARHGYEKGARRFGIVYDKFYKFGREGAEAFKDYLEKQPGAQIKAYTGILPGQASYSSDIQSFNSACNGECDMVALLLEPSTAETWIAGRPQFGTMITSGSQTLFNERFASNCGKPCAGMLVWTGYNPPVGNLASTPAIAAYVQDVKSVSPTVDVTNQFLQGSYLGMTVFVEALKKVGPQLTRERLKQALDSMDYPAGISSQLAWKPGNHHANIRAQAFSIVVAQGSFAGFRDEQTGFIADPALGN